A portion of the Gossypium arboreum isolate Shixiya-1 chromosome 8, ASM2569848v2, whole genome shotgun sequence genome contains these proteins:
- the LOC108468679 gene encoding probable pectinesterase/pectinesterase inhibitor 7, whose translation MAQLCSILTLCLIFLVPFFLSSSFAGVPPSAPVSAGTICKSTPNPSYCRAVLPNHTTNVYNYGRFSIRKSLSQSRKFLKLVEKYLRKYQPSLPTSAIHALQDCRFLTVLNIDFLLSSFKTVNGSSTTLSLVEADDMQTFLSAILTNQQTCLDSIQSTASTWSIRNGLSVPLSNDTKLYSVSLALFTKGWVPKKKRKATWKPRNKQRGFKRGRLHLKMSSRTRSIYETVSRRKLLQTTDSTDEEVLVSDIVTVFQDGSGNFTTIDDAITAAPNNTNGVNGYFLIYISGGVYQEYISIATNKKYLMMIGDGINQTIITGNRNVVDGWTTFNSATFAVVAPNFIAVNITFQNTAGAIKYQAVAVRNGADLSVFYSCSFEGYQDTLYTHSLRQFYRECDIYGTVDFIFGNAAVVFQNCNIYPRRPMNGQFNAITAQGRTDPNQNTGTSIHDCNIMAADDLASSNTTFKTYLGRPWKEYSRTVYMQNFMDSLINPAGWKEWNGDFALNTSYYAEYNNNGPGSNTSNRITWSGYHVINAADATNFTVSSFLLGDDWLLDTGVPYNASLI comes from the exons ATGGCCCAGCTCTGCTCTATTCTAACATTATGTCTAATCTTTCTTGTTCCTttcttcctttcttcttcttttgcaGGTGTTCCTCCTTCGGCTCCTGTCTCAGCAGGAACAATTTGCAAGTCCACTCCAAACCCATCTTATTGCAGAGCTGTGCTCCCTAACCACACCACCAATGTCTACAACTACGGTCGATTCTCTATCCGCAAATCTCTATCACAGTCCCGAAAATTCCTCAAGCTAGTGGAGAAGTATTTAAGAAAATACCAACCCTCGTTACCAACATCCGCAATTCATGCTTTGCAAGATTGCCGCTTCTTAACTGTTCTAAACATTGATTTCCTTTTGAGCTCATTTAAAACTGTCAATGGCAGTAGTACAACTCTGTCCCTGGTAGAAGCTGATGACATGCAAACCTTCCTTAGCGCTATTCTAACTAACCAGCAGACCTGTTTAGACAGCATACAATCGACTGCCTCAACTTGGAGTATAAGGAACGGCCTTTCAGTTCCTCTGTCAAATGACACAAAGCTTTATAGTGTTTCTCTAGCACTTTTCACTAAAGGATGGGTTCCTAAGAAGAAGAGGAAGGCCACATGGAAGCCTAGAAACAAACAACGAGGTTTCAAACGTGGACGTTTGCATCTAAAAATGTCTAGTCGAACACGCTCAATTTATGAGACTGTAAGCAGAAGAAAGCTTCTTCAAACGACTGACAGCACTGATGAAGAGGTATTGGTGAGTGACATTGTGACAGTGTTTCAAGACGGTAGTGGTAATTTTACTACCATTGATGATGCTATAACTGCAGCTCCCAACAACACCAATGGTGTAAATGGTTACTTCTTGATTTACATCTCTGGTGGTGTATATCAAGAGTACATTTCCATCGCTACGAACAAAAAATACTTGATGATGATTGGTGATGGTATCAATCAGACAATTATCACTGGAAATCGTAACGTAGTTGATGGGTGGACAACATTTAACTCTGCAACTTTTG CTGTGGTGGCTCCAAATTTTATTGCGGTAAACATAACTTTTCAAAACACGGCTGGAGCAATCAAGTATCAAGCCGTTGCAGTTCGAAATGGGGCTGACTTGTCAGTATTCTATAGCTGCAGTTTCGAAGGATACCAAGATACTCTATATACTCATTCCTTAAGACAGTTTTATAGAGAATGTGATATATATGGTACTGTTGATTTCATATTTGGAAATGCTGCCGTTGTTTTTCAGAACTGCAACATATATCCTCGACGACCGATGAATGGGCAATTCAATGCCATCACTGCACAGGGTCGGACAGATCCAAACCAAAACACAGGCACATCAATTCATGATTGCAACATCATGGCTGCTGATGATTTGGCCTCTAGCAATACCACTTTCAAAACATATTTAGGGAGACCATGGAAGGAGTACTCAAGGACTGTATACATGCAGAATTTCATGGACAGTTTAATAAACCCTGCTGGTTGGAAAGAATGGAATGGAGATTTTGCCTTGAATACGTCATACTATGCTGAATATAACAACAATGGACCCGGTTCTAACACTTCCAATAGGATCACTTGGTCTGGTTACCATGTAATAAATGCAGCCGATGCTACTAACTTTACTGTGTCTAGCTTTTTGCTGGGAGACGATTGGTTATTAGATACAGGTGTCCCTTACAATGCAAGCTTAATATAG